The Flavobacterium johnsoniae UW101 genomic interval CATCTTTCTCTTTCAGCATACGTTCGTACAAAGCAATTTTCTCTTCGTGCATTTTTAATACTTCCTCTATAGGATTAAAAACAGGATTATCATTTCTCTGATATCCAATACCATTATTCCCAAATGTATTTGCAATTACATTTACCGCCTGCTCTTCATCAAAATTCTGAAAAGCTTCAACAGGAATCTTTAAAACTGCAGAGATTTGTTTAAGCAGATTATCTTCGATTACATCTTTTTGCTCCAGCATAGAAATTTTCTTTTGATTCCAATCTTCTCCTAAATCATAAGCCAATGCCTCTTGCTTTATGTTAAGCATTTCTCTAAAACGTTTTACGTTTCTTCCTTGATGTATTTTCTGTTCCATAATAGTATTAATTCCCTAAAAGCTCAAAGATAAAGCCCTGCGGATCTGTTTTTCAAAGATAAAAAAATATCCTGCAAAACATTCTTTTGTAAGATATTATTCATATATCCAACAGACTATTATTCTTATTCATAAAAACCATCAAAATATTAATTTATATAAAATTAAACAAATAATAAGGCTTAGAACAATAATTAAAAAAATCAAAATTAATTAACTTTTTAAAATCAATTAAAAGTTTAAATGTATATTTGAAACGTAAATTCGCACAAAAACACCAGCAAAATCACTAATTATCAGCATTTTGTATTTATAACAAACAAAAAAAAGCAATGGATAGCATAGAAATTGTTCTTAAAAAAGATAACAACAATAGAGATATTGACTTAGACAATATGCCTATTGGCGCTACCGAGTCATTAAAAAATATCTTAGAATCTCTAATTGAGATTGCTCGTTATGAAAAAACTATAAATAATATTGACTTAAATATTGGTGTAAAAAGTGGTAGTGCATGCGAAATGTTAATCGGCACTCCAGATAACTTAAAAGTTGTATATAATAAAATTGAGGATGTAGTTAACAACAAACCATCACGAGATAATTTTTACGTAAAAAATCTAAATATTATTAGAAATAATATTCACGAAAAAAAAGACGCAAAAATATTCTATCTAAAAGATAACTCAAGAACAGAAATTACAAATCTTTTTGATAAAAGCTTTAAAGAAAAAAGAGAAAAAGATAAAACTCTAAATTATTTTGAAGTTGAGTTTATTAAAGGAAAATTACTGCAGAACGGAGGAACTAATCCTAATTTTCATCTTCAAATACCTGCTGGAATAATTACAATTGATTGTACAGAAGAGGAAGCTCAAAAAGTGAATTATTTATATCAGGAGATTTATATATCTGCCTGGGTAGATAAAAAGAAAAAAGGAAAAAGGGTATATAGATTTTGTGATTTTTATATGACCGATTCTGCAAAACAACATTTCATAGATTTTGAAAAATTCTTTAAAGAAATATCAACCTTGAAAGGAACAGAACCTCTACATAGAATTAGCTCAAAATTAGAAAGCTTTTACAATATTAAAGATTTTGAAAACGCTTCTAAATTTTTAAGAATTTTCAACAATAAAGAAGTTAATCCAAATTATTTGAAAACAATACTTGTTCTGTCAAAAAATATTGATAAAAATATCGACTCTGTAAAAAACAAAATCTTTGTTGATACTTTAAAAAATTTAAACCAATTGTTAAATAAAAAAATTAGAAAATAGTAAAATGGCAAAATTATTAAATCACAAAACTATTCTATCTAAGATTTTTAATATTTCAGAAATTAGTACAGAGGAAGATTTTGTAGCATGCACTACTGAAATAGACGATATAGGAGAATGCAAACATTCAGGTCTATTAATATGTTTTGAAAACGAACTCAAATACTTTCATTTTGATGGCGCTGTAAAATTAACAGATACAATACCAGACAATTTATATTTCAAAAAACTAGATTTAATTAATGAAGAATTAGTTTGTTCTTTTTTATGGCATTGTGAAAAATTATCAAGTGAAGCAACTCCCATGTATGGATGGCTTTTTGATGAATCATATTATGACAGTAATGCTGATTACTATTTAAAAGGGGCAAAATACGACATAACTACTTGCGTAGGATTTTGCATTAAAGTCCTTACCGGTTTTTTAGAAAATCACTACCTACAAACTAGTGACTGGGATTTTTCAACCTTAGATTCTTTGGGTGATATTAAGGACAAGTTTTTTAATTATTTGAAAAAAATAGCATTCAATGAAGGGATAAGTGTTGAAGAGCTTCTTGACAAAGATAATCTAAAGAGAATTTTACCAGCAGAATTATTTTCATCATCATTTTTCGAAAGAACACCTATTAGAAAAGAAAATACGGATGGAATATTGAATCATATAGAAAATTACTTTACATCCTTAAAAGTAGCTTAAAAAGCTAAATAACTACTCTAAAGAAACAAACCTCTAATAGAGTTTTTTTATTCTTAATTTAATCAAACCACTAGAGTAATTATTCGTCCCCTAGAAATAAAAAAGCCTCTACATTGCTGTAAAGGCTTTCTATTTCTAAATGAGTGGTCCCACCTGGGCTCGAACCAGGGACCACCTGATTATGAGTCAGGTGCTCTAACCAGCTGAGCTATAGGACCGGTTTAGAGGATGCAATATTACTACTATTTTTCATTCACTCCAAATATTTTAGGACTTGATTTGCATTTAATTTCAATTAAATCTATTTGTTTTAAAAACAAGATTGATTTTCAATAGATTATTTAAAATAAAAAATCATCTTTTTTTATTTAATTTCCTGGCAAAGCTCGACCAAAACGCTATTTGTGTTCTTCGGATGCAGAAAAACGACCAGTTTATTGTCGGCTCCTTTCTTCGGAACTTCGTTTATCAGCACAAAACCTTCGTTTTTTAAGCGCGAAATCTCAGCATGAATATCTTCAACATCAAAAGCGATATGATGAATTCCTTCGCCTTTCTTTTCTAAAAATTTTGCAATTGGACTTTCTGGGTTTGTCGCCATCAAAAGTTCAATTTTGTTTGTTCCGGTTTGAAAGAAAGAAGTCAAAACGCCTTCACTTTCTACCGTTTCTTCTTTGTATGACGGAACGCCCAATAATTTCTCGAACAATACATTTGCATCATCCATATTTTTTACAGCAATTCCAATATGTTCTATTTTGTTTACCATTTGATTTTATTATAATTGGTTAACATAAGTATTAAAATAACCGCATTCTGCAATTACGTCCTGATAATATTTAGTATCTGAATAATCTTTTTGAAGCGTTTTAAATCCGTTCCAGGCTATAAAGTTAACTTTATCATCATTTGCATCCCACCAATATCTTACGCTGTTGTATTTATTATTATAATATTCGTTTCGTTCGCATTTTGAAATTAAGTACACACATTTTGCTTTCTGCTCTTTTGTTGTCGCAGCCTGCAAAGCTTTTTGATAATACATTTTTGAAACACTGCAGTCTGTAATCATCTTTTTCATAGAATCTCTAAACGAGTATGGACTTGAGCCATCTCCCACAATAGTAATTTCATAAAAAGTTCTTCCGTTTCCAAAATGAGAAATATTATAAAATGCGTTTCCTAACAATAAACTATTTGTATAAACATCTTCGTTTTTAGCCAGTTTGTCCTGCATATCTTTAATTGTAGTTAAGAAATCCATCTGAGTATATTTTCTTTTTTGATACGCTGCATGATCGCAGTCGTGACAATCTTTGATACTTCCGTTAAATGGATTTCCTAAAAATTTATAATACTGAACTGAATCTGTCTGTTTCATAAATTCAATCGCTTCAGGGATTTTATTTTTAAAAGCCGCCTGAACTGCCTGAAAGTTATTAATGTCTTTTAACTTCAAACTATAAATTCCTGCTCCAATATTTTCGATTTCGGTTTTATTTGACTTCGCTAAAAATGTTTTTATGCTTTGCAGATTTTTTTCATCATCATAAAAAGCATTTCCATCGTTCCAATAACTGTAACGTGATTCGCCAAAAATCTCGGCCATAACTAAATTTCCTTTTTCGCGATAAAGTGTCGACAAATAACTTTTGCTCCATGCAGAAGCATTTACATAACGAAATTCCTGACCTTTATATGTTTTAGGAAGTTCATTGTATAACCAATTCAAATCGGCCAGAATTGTTTTTTCGTTTTTATCTGTCAGTTTATCAATTTTGCTCAAGTTGTTTACAAAGCGTAATAAACGAAGCTGCATTCCTGCCAATTCAGTTTTAGGAAGTGTTTTTACTGCTTTATCAAAATTCTTGTCGGCATTCGCATAATCTCCTTTTAACGTCTGTAAATATCCCAGAGACAAATCCCATAAATATGGTCGG includes:
- a CDS encoding helix-turn-helix domain-containing protein codes for the protein MEQKIHQGRNVKRFREMLNIKQEALAYDLGEDWNQKKISMLEQKDVIEDNLLKQISAVLKIPVEAFQNFDEEQAVNVIANTFGNNGIGYQRNDNPVFNPIEEVLKMHEEKIALYERMLKEKDEMMVMLQNLINK
- the mce gene encoding methylmalonyl-CoA epimerase: MVNKIEHIGIAVKNMDDANVLFEKLLGVPSYKEETVESEGVLTSFFQTGTNKIELLMATNPESPIAKFLEKKGEGIHHIAFDVEDIHAEISRLKNEGFVLINEVPKKGADNKLVVFLHPKNTNSVLVELCQEIK